In one window of Chryseobacterium sp. JV274 DNA:
- a CDS encoding UDP-N-acetylmuramoyl-L-alanyl-D-glutamate--2,6-diaminopimelate ligase produces the protein MIITELVNRIPVLEIHGDSNREVAELVIDSRKVTENSLYIAMRGTVVDGHSFIASAIEKGAAAIVCEEFPETLVENITYIQVKDSSKALGHLASNFYGNPSQKLKLIGVTGTNGKTSVSTLLFDVFKNLGYDSALLSTVEIRIGEEIIPATHTTPDVITINRILAEAVEKGCEFAFMEVSSHGIAQNRIEGLHFKIAGFTNLTHDHLDYHKTFEEYLKTKKRFFDQLEDTAIAITNVDDKNGNVMLQNTKASKKSYALKTMADYHGKLLEVDFNGMLLNFNGKEFWTTLTGKFNVYNLLLVFGIAAELGFEQDEILQAVSKLKRVSGRFETFKSDGGIFFIVDYAHTPDALENILDSINDIRTKNERLITVFGCGGDRDHSKRPEMGNIASKKSTLAIITSDNPRTEDPTQIIKEIEAGIEPQNFSKYTSIPDRREAIKMAIKFAEPKDIVLVAGKGHETYQEINGVKHHFDDKEVINELWKLMSK, from the coding sequence ATGATTATAACAGAATTAGTAAACAGAATCCCAGTACTGGAAATCCACGGTGATAGCAACCGTGAGGTGGCTGAGTTGGTGATTGACAGCAGAAAAGTTACAGAAAACTCTCTTTATATTGCTATGAGAGGAACAGTGGTGGATGGTCACTCATTCATTGCATCTGCTATTGAAAAAGGTGCTGCAGCAATCGTTTGCGAAGAATTTCCAGAAACATTGGTTGAAAATATAACCTATATTCAGGTGAAAGATTCATCTAAAGCTCTGGGTCACCTTGCTTCCAATTTCTACGGAAACCCTTCTCAGAAACTAAAGCTGATAGGAGTTACCGGAACTAATGGAAAAACATCTGTTTCTACCCTTCTTTTTGATGTTTTCAAAAACCTGGGCTATGACTCTGCTTTGCTTTCCACTGTTGAGATCAGAATCGGTGAAGAAATTATTCCGGCTACCCATACCACTCCTGATGTGATTACCATCAACAGAATTTTAGCAGAAGCGGTAGAAAAAGGATGCGAATTTGCTTTTATGGAAGTAAGCTCACACGGAATTGCCCAAAACAGAATTGAAGGACTACACTTCAAAATAGCGGGCTTCACTAACCTTACTCATGATCATTTAGATTATCATAAAACCTTTGAAGAATATTTAAAAACAAAGAAAAGATTCTTTGACCAGTTAGAAGATACAGCTATTGCCATCACTAATGTAGATGACAAAAATGGGAATGTCATGCTTCAGAATACTAAGGCTTCAAAAAAGTCTTATGCTTTGAAAACCATGGCAGACTATCACGGAAAATTGTTGGAAGTAGATTTCAACGGAATGCTGTTGAACTTCAACGGAAAGGAATTCTGGACGACACTTACCGGGAAGTTCAATGTATACAACTTGCTGCTTGTATTCGGGATTGCTGCTGAACTTGGTTTTGAGCAGGATGAAATTCTTCAGGCGGTCAGCAAATTAAAAAGAGTTTCCGGAAGATTTGAAACCTTCAAATCCGATGGCGGAATTTTCTTTATTGTAGATTATGCACACACTCCGGATGCATTGGAAAACATTCTGGACAGCATTAACGATATCAGAACCAAAAACGAAAGATTAATCACTGTATTCGGCTGTGGAGGAGACAGAGATCACTCCAAAAGACCTGAAATGGGAAATATTGCCTCTAAAAAATCAACATTGGCAATTATCACTTCGGATAATCCGAGAACAGAGGATCCTACCCAGATTATCAAAGAAATTGAAGCAGGCATTGAACCTCAAAACTTCAGCAAGTACACTTCAATCCCAGACAGGAGAGAAGCCATAAAGATGGCGATAAAATTTGCAGAACCTAAAGATATTGTTTTGGTTGCCGGAAAAGGGCACGAAACCTATCAGGAGATAAATGGTGTAAAACATCATTTTGATGACAAAGAAGTAATTAATGAGCTTTGGAAATTAATGAGCAAGTAA
- the mraY gene encoding phospho-N-acetylmuramoyl-pentapeptide-transferase, with product MLYYLYEYLTNHGIHVPGLGLLKYISFRAGMAVLFSLIIALVYGKRVINYLRTKQMGELVRDLGLDGQKQKEGTPTMGGLIIILATIIPVLLFTRITNVYIVLLLVSMFWMGAIGFLDDYLKKIKKNKDGLSGKFKIVGQVGLGLIVGITMYFHPDITVKRKYADAKVVNRNNVEQNFMPTEKITVSTVPFAKNNEFDYSGILFWMNDKDAHEWAWIVFIPIVIFIVTAVSNGANITDGIDGLAAGTSAIILLSLALFAYLSGNIIFADYLNIMFLPNMGETTIFAVAMVGAVIGFFWYNTYPAQVFMGDTGSLMLGGVIAVLAIILRKELLIPVLCGIFLIENLSVMLQVVVFKYRKRKYGLEYAQNNRLFKMSPLHHHYQKEGFHESKIVNRMIIIGVILAIVCLITLKMR from the coding sequence ATGCTATACTATCTATACGAATATCTAACCAACCATGGAATCCACGTTCCGGGATTAGGATTGTTGAAATACATTTCCTTCCGTGCCGGGATGGCTGTACTATTCTCTCTGATTATTGCTCTTGTCTATGGAAAAAGAGTAATCAATTACCTGAGAACAAAACAAATGGGAGAATTGGTACGTGATCTTGGATTGGATGGTCAAAAACAAAAAGAAGGAACTCCTACCATGGGAGGGCTCATCATCATTTTGGCAACCATCATTCCCGTATTGCTGTTTACAAGAATTACCAATGTATATATTGTTCTGTTGCTGGTTTCAATGTTCTGGATGGGAGCTATTGGTTTCCTGGATGATTATTTAAAGAAAATCAAAAAAAATAAAGACGGTTTAAGTGGTAAATTCAAAATTGTAGGCCAGGTTGGTTTAGGGCTAATTGTCGGAATTACAATGTATTTCCACCCGGACATTACCGTTAAAAGAAAATATGCCGATGCTAAAGTGGTCAACAGAAATAATGTCGAGCAAAACTTTATGCCTACTGAAAAAATTACTGTTTCTACCGTTCCTTTTGCCAAAAACAATGAGTTCGATTATAGCGGAATTTTGTTTTGGATGAATGATAAAGATGCTCATGAGTGGGCATGGATTGTGTTTATTCCTATTGTCATCTTCATTGTAACAGCTGTTTCAAACGGTGCCAACATTACAGATGGAATCGACGGTCTGGCGGCAGGAACAAGTGCCATTATACTACTATCGCTGGCGCTCTTTGCTTATCTTTCCGGGAACATCATTTTTGCAGACTATCTCAATATCATGTTCCTTCCCAATATGGGTGAAACCACCATTTTTGCCGTGGCAATGGTAGGTGCGGTGATCGGATTCTTCTGGTACAACACCTATCCTGCGCAAGTTTTCATGGGAGATACCGGAAGTTTGATGCTGGGAGGAGTAATTGCCGTTTTAGCCATTATTTTAAGAAAAGAATTGCTGATTCCTGTATTATGCGGAATCTTCTTAATTGAAAACCTGTCTGTAATGCTTCAGGTAGTTGTTTTCAAATACAGAAAAAGAAAATACGGGTTGGAATATGCCCAAAACAATAGACTATTCAAAATGTCACCATTACACCACCATTATCAGAAAGAAGGTTTCCACGAAAGTAAAATCGTGAACAGAATGATCATCATTGGGGTAATACTGGCTATTGTATGTCTGATCACATTAAAAATGAGATAA
- the murD gene encoding UDP-N-acetylmuramoyl-L-alanine--D-glutamate ligase: MKIVVLGGGESGCGAAYLAKKKGLEVFLSDKGAIKDNYKQFLTDNEIEFEEGNHDEERVLNADWIVKSPGIPKKAEIIHKIHEKGIRLSSEIEFASEFTDAKIIAITGSNGKTTTTSLIYYILKNDGLNVGLGGNIGYSFAKQVADENHEYYVLEVSSFQLDDIQNFRPYISLLLNLSQDHLDQYNYNYEEYALAKFRITENQENDNFFIYNKDDEMSKNLLEKLEIKAKMIPFSTKEKLSEGGFVNEDEIVVKMKDEFSMKVDELSLLGNHNVANSLAASIAGKILKINNESIRHSLMTFQAVEHRLELVTEIDSVKYINDSKATNVNATYYALESMKTPTVWIVGGLDKGNDYTEIEDLVKRKVKAIVCLGVDNKKIIDFFKDKKEVIYDTSSMEEAVRISKSLAKKGDTVLLSPCCASFDLFKSYEDRGRQFKEQVLK; this comes from the coding sequence ATGAAAATAGTTGTTTTAGGAGGTGGAGAAAGCGGATGCGGAGCTGCTTATTTGGCTAAAAAGAAAGGTCTGGAAGTATTTCTTTCAGATAAAGGAGCCATTAAGGATAACTATAAGCAGTTTCTTACCGATAATGAAATTGAATTTGAAGAAGGAAACCACGATGAAGAAAGGGTTTTAAACGCTGACTGGATCGTAAAAAGCCCGGGAATTCCGAAAAAGGCGGAGATCATTCATAAAATTCATGAAAAAGGAATCAGACTTTCCTCTGAAATTGAATTTGCTTCTGAATTTACAGATGCAAAGATTATTGCCATTACCGGAAGCAACGGAAAAACAACCACTACTTCCCTAATCTATTATATCCTGAAAAATGACGGATTGAATGTAGGTTTGGGAGGAAATATCGGATACAGCTTTGCCAAGCAGGTGGCAGATGAAAACCATGAATATTATGTATTGGAAGTAAGCTCTTTCCAGTTGGATGATATTCAAAATTTCAGACCTTATATCTCTTTACTGTTGAATCTGTCTCAGGATCACCTGGATCAGTATAACTACAACTATGAAGAATATGCTTTGGCAAAATTCAGAATCACTGAAAATCAGGAAAATGATAATTTCTTCATCTATAACAAGGATGATGAAATGAGCAAAAATCTTCTTGAAAAGCTTGAAATAAAGGCTAAAATGATTCCATTCTCAACAAAAGAGAAGTTATCTGAAGGAGGTTTTGTAAATGAAGATGAGATTGTTGTAAAAATGAAAGACGAATTCTCAATGAAAGTTGATGAATTGTCTCTGTTGGGAAATCACAATGTAGCGAACAGCTTAGCAGCATCTATTGCAGGTAAGATATTAAAAATCAACAATGAAAGCATCAGACATTCATTGATGACATTCCAGGCTGTAGAACACAGATTGGAATTGGTGACTGAAATTGATAGTGTAAAATACATCAACGACAGTAAAGCAACCAATGTGAACGCTACTTATTATGCTCTAGAAAGCATGAAAACACCAACCGTATGGATCGTTGGTGGATTAGATAAAGGAAATGACTATACCGAAATTGAAGATTTAGTCAAAAGAAAAGTAAAGGCAATTGTTTGCCTTGGAGTAGATAACAAGAAGATCATAGATTTCTTTAAAGACAAAAAAGAAGTTATTTATGATACTTCAAGCATGGAAGAAGCCGTGAGGATTTCCAAATCACTGGCTAAGAAAGGCGATACCGTCTTATTATCTCCGTGTTGCGCAAGTTTTGACTTGTTCAAAAGCTATGAAGACAGAGGACGCCAGTTTAAAGAGCAGGTACTAAAGTAA
- a CDS encoding FtsW/RodA/SpoVE family cell cycle protein: MDEQNTESRFEFLKGDKVLWMVILVISIFSIFPVYSASSNLEYIVNNGTTTGHVIKHMFFVVLGLAIMRLVGTIKYEYIGKLSSILLGLMIVLLIVTMFTGQTIDGASASRWLKIPGTPISFQPSSFAFLMLIIYLCRYLTKKITRERLPIENIMYIFGPILLVFVLVAKDNGSTALMILMVSVVVLVIGQLHWKYIAGFISASFVAIVLFLLIALNTNMIGGNRVHTWMSRVETFTSSKAKSADVDDESIKAKNYQVMQAKAAIVHGGITGMGPGKSALKQMLPQSASDFIFAVIVEEYGVIGAAFLICLYLIMMIRIVMIASKMPAFFGSLLVLSLGVMIFIQLSVNIAVAVNLIPVTGQPLPLISYGGTSMLVTYLQLGIILNISSRIQIYDEEGMGKKQSVAEINDIA, encoded by the coding sequence ATGGACGAACAGAACACAGAAAGCAGATTTGAATTTCTAAAGGGTGATAAAGTACTTTGGATGGTCATCCTTGTGATCTCCATTTTCTCTATTTTCCCTGTATACTCTGCAAGTTCAAATCTCGAATACATTGTTAATAACGGGACTACAACGGGTCACGTTATCAAACATATGTTCTTTGTAGTCTTAGGATTAGCAATTATGCGACTGGTAGGAACAATAAAATATGAATATATCGGAAAGCTCAGCAGTATTCTGCTCGGTCTTATGATTGTTCTGCTGATTGTTACCATGTTTACCGGGCAAACCATTGACGGAGCCAGTGCTTCCAGATGGCTGAAAATCCCGGGAACACCAATTTCCTTCCAGCCTTCATCATTTGCCTTTTTAATGCTGATTATCTACCTGTGCAGATATTTAACCAAAAAGATCACAAGAGAAAGGCTTCCAATAGAGAATATCATGTATATTTTCGGGCCTATCCTGCTTGTTTTTGTATTGGTAGCAAAAGATAACGGTTCCACCGCATTAATGATTTTAATGGTTTCCGTAGTGGTTCTTGTCATAGGACAGCTTCACTGGAAATACATTGCAGGATTTATTTCTGCCTCATTTGTAGCTATTGTTTTATTTTTATTAATAGCTCTGAATACGAACATGATTGGCGGAAACCGTGTTCATACATGGATGAGCCGTGTAGAAACATTTACTTCAAGCAAAGCAAAATCAGCCGATGTAGATGATGAAAGTATAAAAGCAAAAAACTATCAGGTAATGCAGGCTAAAGCAGCCATCGTACATGGTGGAATCACCGGAATGGGACCAGGAAAAAGTGCATTGAAACAAATGCTTCCACAATCTGCCTCCGACTTTATCTTCGCGGTTATTGTAGAAGAATACGGAGTGATTGGAGCTGCTTTTCTCATCTGTTTATATCTGATTATGATGATACGGATCGTGATGATCGCCAGTAAAATGCCGGCATTTTTCGGATCCTTGCTCGTTCTCAGTCTCGGGGTAATGATTTTTATACAGCTTTCAGTAAACATAGCCGTTGCAGTCAACCTGATCCCGGTAACAGGACAGCCGCTGCCTTTGATAAGTTACGGAGGAACCTCAATGCTGGTAACCTATTTACAGTTAGGTATTATTTTAAATATAAGCTCAAGGATTCAGATTTATGATGAAGAAGGAATGGGCAAAAAACAAAGTGTAGCAGAAATAAACGATATCGCTTAA
- the murG gene encoding undecaprenyldiphospho-muramoylpentapeptide beta-N-acetylglucosaminyltransferase translates to MDKKLKILLSGGGTGGHIFPAIAIADEIKKRFPDAEFLFIGANGKMEMEKVPQAGYKIEGIDIAGIDRGNLLSNLGLPFKILKSLSKSKKIIKNFAPDFAVGTGGFASGPALYEASKMGIPIFIQEQNAHAGVTNKILSKKAKAVFTAYPKVEGFPAEKIKFLGNPIRENIVSGMQETTQAKEKMGLNKDKLTILSVGGSLGSRTLNNAWKSHLKQMTDKDYQLIWQTGKLDYKDIVNETKDTDTPNIQILEFIKDMELAYSAADIIVSRAGAIAISELAVAQKPVLLVPFPFAAEDHQTKNAMNLVEKNAARMVKDSEMQEKFWNTLSEICENERVRKEMSDNLKYFAKPNAAKEIVDEIFKVIK, encoded by the coding sequence ATGGACAAAAAATTAAAAATATTATTATCAGGCGGAGGAACAGGAGGTCATATCTTCCCAGCCATCGCCATTGCTGATGAAATCAAAAAAAGATTTCCTGATGCAGAATTTTTGTTCATTGGTGCCAATGGAAAGATGGAAATGGAAAAAGTTCCACAAGCAGGGTATAAAATTGAGGGAATTGATATCGCAGGAATTGACAGAGGAAATTTGTTATCCAATTTAGGCCTGCCATTCAAAATTCTGAAGAGTTTATCAAAGTCTAAAAAGATTATTAAAAATTTTGCTCCTGATTTTGCCGTAGGAACTGGAGGATTTGCCAGCGGACCCGCTCTTTATGAAGCAAGCAAAATGGGAATTCCTATTTTCATACAGGAACAGAATGCTCATGCGGGAGTAACCAATAAAATTTTAAGCAAGAAAGCGAAAGCCGTTTTTACAGCTTATCCAAAAGTGGAAGGTTTTCCGGCAGAAAAAATAAAATTTCTGGGAAATCCGATTCGTGAGAACATTGTTTCAGGAATGCAGGAAACAACCCAGGCAAAAGAAAAAATGGGATTGAATAAAGATAAGCTTACGATTCTGTCTGTGGGTGGTTCTTTAGGCTCCAGAACATTGAATAATGCATGGAAATCTCATTTAAAACAAATGACAGATAAAGATTATCAGCTGATCTGGCAGACAGGAAAGCTTGATTATAAAGATATTGTAAACGAAACAAAAGATACAGACACTCCTAATATTCAGATCCTTGAATTCATCAAAGATATGGAACTGGCTTATTCTGCAGCTGATATCATCGTTTCAAGAGCCGGAGCTATTGCCATTTCAGAGTTGGCCGTAGCACAAAAACCGGTCCTTTTGGTTCCTTTCCCTTTTGCAGCGGAAGACCACCAAACTAAAAATGCCATGAATCTGGTTGAAAAAAATGCAGCAAGAATGGTAAAAGACTCTGAAATGCAGGAAAAATTCTGGAATACATTATCAGAAATCTGCGAAAATGAAAGGGTAAGGAAAGAAATGTCTGACAATCTTAAATATTTTGCCAAGCCAAATGCCGCAAAAGAGATTGTAGATGAGATTTTTAAAGTAATAAAATAA
- the murC gene encoding UDP-N-acetylmuramate--L-alanine ligase — translation MNILQTYQTFYFVGIGGIGMSALARYFNASGKKVLGYDKTNTKLTQNLMNEGIDIVFEDFIDERITSLQKEDTLVIYTPAIKTLGILDYFNENQFEVLKRAKVLGLITENTDCIAIAGTHGKTTTSTLVAHLCKEADLPFSCFLGGISENFKSNFLYNGSKYSVVEADEYDRSFLNLSPDWAVVTSTDADHLDIYGDKSHIEEGFRQFAALVPQDKQLFVRKGVEIGRGHQTYAVNEPADYYSDNLRMDHDKIYFDFHTPTETIKDFVWEIPGIHNVENATVALAILHNLGADFDTLKKAIANFKGIKRRYTKHIYQNGKIYIDDYAHHPTEINAVVSSIRTFYPDKKLVVVFQPHLFSRTRDFADGFAESLSKADELILLDIYPARELQENFQGVNSSWLLDKVTLDKKEVSTLSDAFEKIKEKDFDILLTVGAGNIDTLYDPICEWISAVQKI, via the coding sequence ATGAACATTTTACAAACATATCAGACTTTTTACTTCGTTGGAATCGGAGGTATCGGAATGAGTGCATTAGCGCGCTATTTCAATGCATCCGGAAAAAAAGTATTGGGCTACGATAAAACCAATACAAAATTGACTCAGAATCTGATGAATGAAGGGATTGATATTGTTTTTGAAGACTTTATTGATGAAAGGATAACTTCTCTTCAGAAAGAAGATACATTGGTCATCTATACTCCGGCTATTAAAACGCTTGGAATATTGGATTACTTCAATGAAAATCAATTTGAAGTGTTGAAGCGAGCTAAAGTTTTAGGATTAATCACTGAAAATACAGATTGTATCGCTATTGCGGGAACTCATGGAAAAACAACCACGTCAACCCTTGTAGCTCATTTATGCAAAGAAGCAGATCTGCCTTTCTCATGTTTTTTAGGAGGAATTTCTGAAAACTTTAAATCGAACTTCCTGTACAACGGTTCCAAATATTCTGTGGTAGAGGCGGATGAATATGACAGAAGCTTCCTGAACCTTTCTCCTGATTGGGCAGTTGTAACTTCTACAGATGCAGACCATTTGGATATTTATGGAGATAAAAGTCATATTGAAGAAGGGTTCAGACAGTTTGCGGCTTTAGTGCCTCAGGATAAACAGCTCTTTGTAAGAAAAGGAGTAGAAATTGGCAGAGGACATCAAACGTATGCTGTAAATGAGCCTGCAGACTACTATTCTGACAACCTGAGAATGGATCATGATAAAATTTATTTTGACTTCCATACTCCTACCGAAACAATAAAGGATTTTGTGTGGGAAATTCCGGGAATCCATAATGTGGAGAATGCTACTGTAGCACTAGCGATTCTGCATAATTTAGGCGCAGATTTTGATACGCTGAAAAAAGCTATTGCCAACTTTAAAGGAATTAAAAGAAGATATACCAAACATATTTATCAAAACGGTAAAATTTATATTGATGATTATGCTCACCACCCTACAGAAATCAATGCTGTAGTGAGCTCAATCAGAACATTTTACCCTGATAAAAAACTAGTGGTGGTCTTCCAGCCTCACCTTTTCAGCAGAACAAGAGATTTCGCAGATGGATTTGCAGAAAGTTTAAGCAAAGCCGATGAACTTATTCTGCTTGATATTTACCCTGCAAGAGAACTTCAGGAGAATTTTCAAGGAGTTAATTCAAGCTGGCTGCTGGACAAAGTGACATTAGATAAGAAAGAAGTATCGACATTATCCGATGCTTTTGAAAAAATAAAAGAAAAAGATTTTGATATCCTTCTTACCGTAGGTGCAGGAAATATAGATACCCTGTATGATCCTATTTGTGAGTGGATAAGTGCTGTACAAAAAATATGA
- a CDS encoding cell division protein FtsQ/DivIB — MKNKYRILKIAVTVIILGLLLSFSLKRFSHQQITDNKISVKMSEKTPVYFVDEKDIREIVKKENPSGKVGDLNIPSLEKRINSLPAVDSANVYLNLNGKLNLDIKQRVPVFRLNKDGKDFYVDEKGVEFPISRTYSHPCMLVTGNVQPDEYEKLAELVGKIDKDDFSKKYFIGISKSKESYNLLTSEGNYRVEIGDLDNIDFKVKGFKTFVEKYLVYQDPQKYSMISVKYQNQIVTTLNPYFKENDSILKAGKLELAKAPAPMAATKKTEARPKIAEAKKTSSTPAKPKESAKPKTHTKEAKKTEKKSTAKALSKPKAKVKIE, encoded by the coding sequence ATGAAAAATAAATACAGAATATTAAAAATTGCTGTCACTGTAATCATCCTTGGATTGTTACTGAGTTTCTCGTTGAAGAGATTCAGCCACCAACAGATTACAGACAATAAGATTTCTGTAAAAATGAGTGAAAAAACTCCGGTTTATTTTGTTGATGAAAAAGACATCAGGGAGATTGTAAAAAAAGAAAACCCTTCTGGAAAAGTAGGTGACCTTAATATTCCTTCTTTAGAAAAAAGAATCAATTCACTTCCGGCGGTAGATAGTGCTAATGTCTACCTGAACCTGAATGGAAAACTGAATCTGGATATCAAGCAGAGAGTTCCTGTTTTCAGGCTTAATAAAGACGGAAAAGACTTTTACGTAGATGAAAAAGGAGTTGAATTTCCAATTTCAAGAACGTATTCGCATCCATGTATGCTGGTAACCGGAAATGTACAGCCGGATGAATATGAAAAACTGGCAGAGCTGGTAGGAAAGATCGATAAAGATGATTTCAGTAAGAAATATTTTATCGGGATTTCAAAAAGCAAAGAAAGCTACAATCTTCTGACAAGTGAAGGAAATTACCGGGTAGAGATTGGAGATCTGGATAATATTGATTTTAAAGTAAAAGGATTTAAAACCTTCGTGGAAAAATATCTTGTCTACCAGGATCCACAGAAGTACAGTATGATTTCTGTAAAATACCAGAATCAGATTGTTACTACTTTAAACCCTTATTTTAAAGAAAATGACAGTATTTTAAAAGCAGGAAAATTAGAACTGGCAAAAGCTCCTGCTCCAATGGCAGCAACAAAGAAGACAGAGGCCAGACCAAAAATAGCGGAAGCAAAAAAAACGAGCTCCACGCCGGCAAAACCGAAAGAGAGCGCGAAACCGAAAACACATACAAAAGAAGCGAAAAAAACAGAAAAAAAATCAACCGCTAAGGCCTTATCCAAGCCAAAGGCAAAAGTAAAAATAGAATAA
- the ftsA gene encoding cell division protein FtsA, with product MENQEYSVGLDIGTTKIVAIVGRRNAHGKIEVLGVGKAKSLGVHKGIVNNISQTINSIKAAVSEAQSSAGVPIRKVTVGIAGKHIRSLQHSDYIMREHPDKFITDDDIEALKDQVKKLVMLPGEEIIHVLPQEYKVDSEGEIQEPVGMHGKRLEANFHVVVGQMGSIRNIARCVREAGLEMEALTLEPLASSEAVLTKEEKEAGVAIVDIGGGTTDIAIFKDNIIRHTCVIPYGGGIITEDIKEGCSIIEKHAEQLKVKFGSAVPELEKDSTFVTIPGLHGRPDKEISLKTLAQIINARVEEVLEMVNTELKAYGAFEQKKKLIAGIVLTGGGSNLKHLRQLANYTTGFDSRIGFANEYIANDKNQYLKGPEFATSIGLLMESLKIRDKKQNADEIMEVVVEQPKPETASVQTETVQPVQHATPIQEQQSFENERQENRKAKLTFGQSLMEKVKKFFEEVE from the coding sequence ATGGAAAATCAAGAGTATTCAGTGGGTCTGGACATCGGGACAACAAAGATAGTCGCGATTGTCGGAAGAAGGAATGCACACGGGAAAATAGAAGTTCTCGGTGTAGGAAAAGCTAAAAGTCTTGGTGTTCATAAAGGTATTGTGAATAATATTTCACAGACTATTAATTCAATCAAGGCTGCAGTATCCGAAGCACAGTCCAGTGCTGGTGTTCCTATCCGCAAAGTTACGGTAGGTATTGCAGGAAAACACATTCGTTCTCTGCAGCACTCCGATTATATTATGCGTGAACATCCTGATAAATTTATTACAGACGATGACATTGAAGCATTAAAAGATCAGGTGAAAAAGCTGGTTATGCTTCCTGGAGAAGAAATTATCCACGTACTTCCTCAAGAATATAAAGTGGATTCCGAGGGTGAAATTCAGGAACCCGTTGGAATGCATGGAAAGCGTTTAGAAGCTAACTTCCACGTTGTAGTAGGCCAAATGGGCAGCATCAGAAATATTGCAAGATGCGTTCGTGAAGCCGGACTAGAAATGGAAGCCCTTACTTTAGAGCCATTGGCATCTTCTGAAGCTGTTCTTACAAAAGAAGAAAAAGAAGCTGGTGTCGCTATTGTTGACATTGGTGGTGGTACAACAGATATTGCGATATTTAAAGATAACATCATCCGTCATACCTGTGTGATTCCATACGGAGGCGGAATTATTACCGAAGATATCAAAGAAGGCTGTTCCATCATAGAGAAACATGCAGAACAACTTAAAGTAAAGTTTGGTTCGGCTGTTCCCGAATTAGAAAAAGATAGTACTTTTGTAACCATACCGGGGCTTCATGGCAGACCGGACAAAGAAATTTCTTTAAAAACTTTAGCACAAATCATCAATGCAAGAGTAGAAGAAGTTTTAGAAATGGTCAATACAGAACTGAAAGCTTATGGTGCTTTTGAACAAAAGAAAAAACTTATTGCAGGAATCGTTCTTACAGGTGGTGGTTCAAACTTAAAACATCTTCGTCAGCTGGCCAATTATACCACTGGTTTTGACAGCAGAATAGGTTTTGCGAATGAATATATCGCCAACGATAAAAATCAGTACCTGAAAGGCCCTGAATTTGCTACGTCTATCGGGTTACTGATGGAGAGTTTAAAGATCAGAGACAAAAAGCAGAATGCTGATGAAATCATGGAAGTTGTTGTAGAACAGCCAAAGCCTGAAACCGCTTCAGTACAGACAGAAACTGTTCAGCCGGTTCAGCATGCAACACCCATTCAGGAGCAGCAGTCTTTTGAAAATGAAAGACAGGAGAACAGAAAGGCGAAATTGACCTTCGGACAGTCGCTTATGGAAAAAGTAAAAAAATTCTTTGAAGAAGTAGAATAA